The Hymenobacter sp. GOD-10R genome includes a window with the following:
- the uxaC gene encoding glucuronate isomerase: MKKPFLNEDFLLQTDTAQQLYHEFAKQMPIIDYHCHLPPDQIAQDKQFDNLTQIWLYGDHYKWRAMRANGVDERYITGDASDWEKFEKWAETVPYTMRNPLYHWTHLELQRYFGITELLDGSSARRIYDACNEKLRTPEYSVRNLLLKMKVETVCTTDDPSDSLEHHHAIAAEPFGIRVLPTFRPDKAMAVEDPAVYNVYLDKLAASASVEIHTYGNLLTALQRRHDYFAKLGCRLSDHGLEQIYAVDYTDEEVIDIFAKIRGGHALTHDEVLKFKSAILIALAEMDWDKGWTQQFHLGALRNNNSRALRQLGPDTGWDSIGDFPQGRALSTFLDRLDSQDRLAKTIIYNLNPADNDLIATMIGNFNDGSVAGKVQFGSGWWFLDQKVGMENQVNSLSNMGLLSRFVGMLTDSRSFLSYPRHEYFRRVLCNLFGTDVENGELPDDLAWIGQIIQNISYGNAKAYFGFENEASGNVRRNNDAAVATAELPIHTNG; this comes from the coding sequence ATGAAGAAGCCTTTTTTGAACGAGGACTTCCTGCTGCAGACCGATACGGCCCAGCAACTCTACCACGAGTTTGCTAAGCAGATGCCCATCATCGACTATCACTGCCACCTTCCTCCCGACCAGATTGCCCAAGACAAGCAGTTCGATAATCTAACCCAAATCTGGCTTTACGGCGACCACTACAAGTGGCGCGCCATGCGGGCCAACGGAGTAGACGAGCGCTACATTACAGGTGATGCTTCCGACTGGGAGAAGTTCGAAAAATGGGCGGAGACGGTGCCGTATACCATGCGTAACCCGCTCTATCACTGGACGCACTTGGAGTTGCAGCGCTACTTTGGCATCACAGAACTGCTGGATGGCAGCAGCGCCCGTCGCATTTACGACGCATGCAACGAGAAGCTCCGTACGCCTGAGTATTCGGTGCGTAACCTGCTGTTGAAGATGAAAGTGGAAACCGTCTGCACAACCGACGATCCATCTGATTCACTAGAGCATCATCACGCTATTGCCGCTGAGCCATTCGGCATTCGGGTGCTACCAACGTTCCGCCCTGATAAGGCTATGGCAGTGGAAGACCCGGCAGTTTACAATGTTTACTTAGATAAGCTAGCTGCTTCGGCCAGCGTCGAGATTCATACCTATGGTAACCTGCTGACTGCTCTACAGCGTCGTCACGACTACTTTGCGAAGCTAGGTTGCCGCTTGTCGGACCACGGCTTGGAGCAGATTTATGCCGTTGACTACACGGATGAGGAAGTCATTGACATCTTCGCCAAGATCCGCGGTGGTCACGCTCTGACGCACGACGAAGTTCTGAAGTTTAAGTCGGCTATTCTTATTGCGCTGGCTGAAATGGACTGGGATAAGGGCTGGACTCAGCAGTTCCACCTAGGTGCTCTGCGCAACAACAACTCACGTGCCTTGCGTCAGCTAGGCCCTGATACCGGTTGGGACTCCATCGGCGACTTCCCTCAAGGCCGTGCACTCTCCACCTTCCTCGACCGCCTCGACTCGCAAGATCGTCTGGCCAAGACCATCATCTACAACCTGAACCCAGCAGACAACGACTTGATAGCTACCATGATCGGTAACTTCAATGACGGTTCGGTTGCGGGCAAGGTGCAGTTTGGCTCGGGCTGGTGGTTCCTCGATCAGAAAGTAGGAATGGAGAACCAGGTGAACTCGCTCTCCAATATGGGCCTGCTGAGCCGCTTTGTGGGCATGCTCACCGATTCGCGCAGTTTCCTTTCATATCCGCGCCACGAGTACTTCCGTCGGGTGCTATGCAACCTTTTCGGCACCGATGTCGAGAACGGTGAGTTGCCTGACGACCTAGCTTG